The following nucleotide sequence is from Austwickia chelonae.
CGAATGAGCAGCGCTCCGAGTGCAACCCGACCGACCGTCCTGGCGGTGAACTTCATGAGTGATGTCATCTCCTCGTCCGGGCCCGCGCGTGATGCCGTGACGACGTGCCCGGGCCACGGGCCCACGAACGGACAACGAACCGCCGGCCTGATCAGCTCCCAGAGCCGTGAACAGTGATCAGGCGTTCGGCGGCAGCTCCGTCCCGACACCACGGCGACGCACCTGAACACTCGGCGGCTCCGAACCCACCGTGACCGGCACCGGCCCGGAGACCGGCTGCCTGCTGGGGCAGTCCTTCGGCGGCTCGACGACCGCAGCCTCTTCCCCGCCGTGCCCGTGCCCGTGCCCGTCGCCATGGGAATGTCCGCCACCGCCACCACAGCCGCCCGACCCACCGCATGAACCCGAGCCGCCACAGCCGCCGCCCTCAGCGCTGCCACAGGTCTGCCCGACCACGTGAGCATGCCCCTCGGCAACCCCGTGCACCTGACCGTGCGCCGCCGCCGCAGCCGCCTCCAAGATCTCCTCCGGCGTACCACCGCCCTCGATGGTGAACCCCAGATCGGCGATCATCTGCAGGTCAGCCGCACCGGCCTGGCCCTCCGAGGTGAGATAGTCGCCCAGGAAGATCGAGTTCGAGATCTCCAAGGCCAACGGCTGCAAGGAACGCAAGTGGTACTCGCGCCCGGCAGCAGCCCGCACCTCCGTGTCCGGGTGCACGAAACGCACCATCGCGAGGATCCGCAGACAACGCTGCGGGGTGAGCGCCAGATGCCCCTGCAACGGAGTGCCCTCGAAAGGCAGCAGGAAGTTCACCGGCACCGAATCCGCGCCGATCTCCCGCAGCGCGAAGACCACCTCGATGAGCTGCTCGTCGCTCTCCCCCATGCCGGCGATCAACCCCGAGCAGGCCGACAATCCACCGGCGTGCGCCGCCTCGACCGTGGCCTCCCGGTCGGCGTAGGTGTGCGTGGAGCAGATCTCCTCGTACGCCGACTCGGCGGTGTTCAAGTTGTGGTTGTACGCATCGGCCCCGGCCTCGTGCAGGCGGCGAGCCTGATCCTGGGTGACGAAACCGAGGCAGGCACACACCTCCACCTCGGGGTTGTCGGCCTTGATGCCCTCGATGATCCCCGCGACCTTCTCGACCTCACGGTTGCTCGGGCCTCGGCCGGACGCGACGAGACACACCCGCCGGGCGCCACCGGCGACACCGGCCGCAGCCGCCGCGGAGGCCTCGTCCTTCCCCAGCCAGCTGTACTTGAGAACACCGGCCTCCGAGCCGAGCGACTGGCTGCAGTAGTGGCAGTCCTCCGGGCACATGCCGCTCTTGAGGTTGATCAGGTAGTTCAGC
It contains:
- the bioB gene encoding biotin synthase BioB; its protein translation is MVKAGLAGRSITRAQAMAVLASGDDDLMSLVAAASQVRRKHFGRRMKLNYLINLKSGMCPEDCHYCSQSLGSEAGVLKYSWLGKDEASAAAAAGVAGGARRVCLVASGRGPSNREVEKVAGIIEGIKADNPEVEVCACLGFVTQDQARRLHEAGADAYNHNLNTAESAYEEICSTHTYADREATVEAAHAGGLSACSGLIAGMGESDEQLIEVVFALREIGADSVPVNFLLPFEGTPLQGHLALTPQRCLRILAMVRFVHPDTEVRAAAGREYHLRSLQPLALEISNSIFLGDYLTSEGQAGAADLQMIADLGFTIEGGGTPEEILEAAAAAAHGQVHGVAEGHAHVVGQTCGSAEGGGCGGSGSCGGSGGCGGGGGHSHGDGHGHGHGGEEAAVVEPPKDCPSRQPVSGPVPVTVGSEPPSVQVRRRGVGTELPPNA